One stretch of Mastomys coucha isolate ucsf_1 unplaced genomic scaffold, UCSF_Mcou_1 pScaffold12, whole genome shotgun sequence DNA includes these proteins:
- the Tm4sf19 gene encoding transmembrane 4 L6 family member 19 isoform X1 gives MLSFPRVVACSRTCSRFLGLSLGTTSLCAAGANIALLFPNWDVTYLMRGLIGKHALLGSGLWGGGLMVLLAATLISMTGSFRKSAPCLQVLTALLSSGLALLGAVICFVTSGVALKDGPFCMFDVSSFNQTQAWQFGYPFKDLSNRNYLYDHSLWTSVCLEPSKAVIWHVAFFSILLCISLLQLLLVAIHLVNSILGLFCSFCEKC, from the exons ATGCTGTCCTTTCCCCGTGTGGTGGCCTGCTCACGGACCTGTTCCCGCTTCCTAGGGCTGAGCCTGGGGACCACATCCCTGTGTGCTGCCGGTGCCAACATCGCACTACTCTTTCCTAACTGGGATGTGACCTACCTGATGAGGGGACTTATTGGCAAACATGCCctgctgggctctgggctctggggagGAGGCCTCATG GTTCTCCTGGCAGCGACTCTCATCTCCATGACAGGCAGCTTCAGGAAGAGTGCACCCTGCCTGCAG GTGCTCACTGCTCTGTTGTCAAGTGGCCTGGCTCTGCTTGGGGCTGTGATTTGCTTTGTCACTTCTGGAGTAGCCTTGAAAGATGGTCCCTTTTGCATGTTCGATGTCTCATCCTTCAATCAGACACAAGCTTGGCAATTCGGCTATCCCTTTAAAGATCTGAGCAACAG GAATTATCTGTATGACCATTCACTTTGGACCTCCGTCTGCCTGGAGCCCTCTAAAGCTGTGATTTGGCACGTGGCcttcttctccatcctcctgtGCATCAGcctcctccagcttctcctgGTGGCCATCCATCTTGTCAATAGCATCCTCGGTCTGTTCTGCAGCTTCTGTGAGAAGTGCTAG
- the Tm4sf19 gene encoding transmembrane 4 L6 family member 19 isoform X2, with protein MLSFPRVVACSRTCSRFLGLSLGTTSLCAAGANIALLFPNWDVTYLMRGLIGKHALLGSGLWGGGLMVLTALLSSGLALLGAVICFVTSGVALKDGPFCMFDVSSFNQTQAWQFGYPFKDLSNRNYLYDHSLWTSVCLEPSKAVIWHVAFFSILLCISLLQLLLVAIHLVNSILGLFCSFCEKC; from the exons ATGCTGTCCTTTCCCCGTGTGGTGGCCTGCTCACGGACCTGTTCCCGCTTCCTAGGGCTGAGCCTGGGGACCACATCCCTGTGTGCTGCCGGTGCCAACATCGCACTACTCTTTCCTAACTGGGATGTGACCTACCTGATGAGGGGACTTATTGGCAAACATGCCctgctgggctctgggctctggggagGAGGCCTCATG GTGCTCACTGCTCTGTTGTCAAGTGGCCTGGCTCTGCTTGGGGCTGTGATTTGCTTTGTCACTTCTGGAGTAGCCTTGAAAGATGGTCCCTTTTGCATGTTCGATGTCTCATCCTTCAATCAGACACAAGCTTGGCAATTCGGCTATCCCTTTAAAGATCTGAGCAACAG GAATTATCTGTATGACCATTCACTTTGGACCTCCGTCTGCCTGGAGCCCTCTAAAGCTGTGATTTGGCACGTGGCcttcttctccatcctcctgtGCATCAGcctcctccagcttctcctgGTGGCCATCCATCTTGTCAATAGCATCCTCGGTCTGTTCTGCAGCTTCTGTGAGAAGTGCTAG